Sequence from the Amphiprion ocellaris isolate individual 3 ecotype Okinawa chromosome 1, ASM2253959v1, whole genome shotgun sequence genome:
CAAATGAAAAGACAAACTGTACTGAATAGATCTGTTAAAAGCCGGTATTTGAAGGTGGACAACATCTGCAAAGAGGGATCAGTCAGTCAGATGTCTCACCTGCGTGTCTGTCTCTGTAAATGGCTCCTGTTGTGGTTGTAAGACTTTGCTTTGGTGTGTTGGGTCTGGACTGCAGGACTCTGCCtctcttcctgcaggtttctaTGAGTTTCTCCCTCAGCTGAAGAAATGCAGACAAGCAGGACGGCTGAGGAGAGGGAAAGACAATAACACATTTTAGATAGAACACGTTACACTtgataaatgctgtttttaacggtgaaaacaaaacccaaaatgtGCAACTAGTTACAATGAAAGTCACCTTTTTCTCTCCTAAAATattcacacacataaacatgcacacattcccCTTTTTGTTGACTTGTCTCCACTCACGTCGCTGTCCAGCAGCTCAGTATTCTCTGCGCCGCTGTGTGCCAGCAGGTACTTTGAGTGAAACAGACGACCATCGAAGCTGTGCCAAGGCATCAGGGCAGCGCTGGGCAGCGGGCAGCCGCTGGCACAGTTAGCACCCAGCAGGTGGCTCAGTCCTCGGATGTAGAGAGATCCCAGCTGCACCGCACGACTGGAGAGGAAAGGCAGCTAAGAACgaaggaaaaaaatggatgGTGGCACATCATTAATATGAGATTCGATATTCGATTACTGCAAATCTTTTTTATCGGGCATTCCACAGAAACCCCTCTCCCAACTCCAACTggtccagaatgcagcagctagGCTTCTTACTGGTTTTAACAGACGACATCACATCTCCCCTGTCCTAGCTTCCCTCCCAGGCTTCCTATCctttttagaattgattttaagattctgctgatcacttttaaagcttgcCAGGGCCTTGCCCGGGCCTTGCCCCTGGATATATTTCAGACATACTATCCCCGTATGTCCCCTCGCGCAGCCTTAGATCCTCGGGTGGGTCCCTCCTGGTTGCTCCAAAGTTGAGGCTTAAATCCAAGGGTGACCAGACTTTCTCCATCAGGGCCCCTCGGTtttggaacgacctgcctgaggagataaggctcgCCGAATCAGTAGAttgttttaaatcacttcttaaaacccacttttatgaACATTGTGATCCCTCTGTATGTGGATCTATGTATCATATTGTTGATgctcaataaaaatgaaaaggaaaaacactttTATAGACTCGCCCTCCTGTAAagttctctttttcttttatcactatgttctacctgtcaaagcactttgtgaacgttcttctgaaaggtgctatacaaataaagttattattattgttatattttgcTGCATCTTTTGTCACCACACTCAGTGACAGGTGATGCAGCACTGACTCTGCTGAGCTAAGGCAAACTAAAAAACAACAGACCACACAGTCGGTCATGTCACTGTCCATGGAGAGAGACTTTGCTGTGAGATTTACTCATGGGACTGATAAATCTTAAAAGTAttaatttgaaatcatttgaccaaaaaaagtaATCTTCTAAAACTTGTCTGACTTGGTTTTATCAAAGTTTTTAACCACATCTAACTCTCAGGAGACTTGCTGCAGCGCTAATATGCATGATTTTGATTCTTTCATCTTGAGCAGCAGCATAACAACATTTACACCAATGGATCAAATGaaccaaactaaactgtgacTAGACTGCGACTGAAGCATCAACACCAGCTTTAATCTGCACAACTCAAATATCCTCCCAAACTGCAGCATCTGAAGGGAGTCCTCCTGCAAACAGACATCTGTTTCTTCAATGTGCTTAGTGTCACCATCCGGAACAAATTCCTGAACTTTTCTCTCACAGTTGCTAAAATAATTGGTGTTTCCCAACCCCAATTTGCACAACCTTATCTGCTCAGCCCTGACACGTAAATCACACAATTAACTACGACTCAGACCACCCACTTCACCGTTAGTTAACTCTGCCAGACGGCAGTGAGGTATCTTTGCATCTGTCCATTTATCTACACATCTTTTTCAAAAGGTGCTGGGAATATGATGGTACGTGTTCTTTGGTTAGTTTGGCTCACTGAGACAAATTGGATAAAAATGAGACGCTCTGTTGCCTATGATGTTCTAAACCTTTCTGTTGTATGAAATTATATGCTTGAAACTTGAATAATGGGAAGTAAAAAGGAAAtgggaggaaaaatgagaaTGCAGCTTATACTTATCTAAATCCAAAACACCAGGTATTGTATTGTAGAAACAAGCAAAGTGGTCCATCCCACAATTAAAACTAAATACACTTGCAATAAAACTTGAAAGACAATTACATGAATTAATTCATGAGGATAATATCCAATTTCCATCTCACTGATTTCTTTAAAGAtagaacacacaaacatacatctTACAGCTGCTTTATGCTATTGAATGAAAGAGAAACAAGAGACAAGCTGAGTGTAACGACAGCAGTCGGTAACAGCAGGCAgatgttctctgtgtgtgtctgctctcACCTGTCCTCTGGTAGATAACACTGATAACAGTGATtacgtgtacacacacacacagacacacacacacacacacacacacacagagacacacacacacacacacacacacacacacacacacacacacacacacacacttccctgCCTGCCACCTGCTTCCAGTCAAACACAGCTTCACCTTCTGAAAACAATGAACCACTGGACGGAGACACAAAAGCCTGAGGGCGCTCACAAACACACCGACACAAAGACGGAGGGAGAAAAGAGATAGAGAGCAACATGAAGagggacagaaaaagagaaagtggTCGAGTGTAAAAAGTAGATGAACATGAGAACACACAAAaggagagagacaaagacagaaatgtgtgtgtgtccgtgtgtgtgtgtgtgtgtgtgtgtgtgtgtgtgtgtgtgtgtgtgtgtgtgtgtgtgtgtgtccagcggggtggagtgtgtgtggtgtAAATAGCTCCATGTGGTGAGCGTCAGCCAGGACAGACAGGCGACTGTCGCCAGCATACTCTCCCTGTCACACACACAACGCACGCCAAAATCACAGTCCCATGGGGAGGAATGTTGCAACAAAACCGACGCATCCCAAAACCTACCCACAACCCCTTTcccctaaacacacacacacacacacacacacacacacacacacacacacacacacacacacacacacacacacacaaacagtgtgACTCATTTTCACGAGCGCAGACACACGTCTTCAATAaaggaacatttaaatgaagaaagtCTTTGCTTTGTATGGTGTGTTGAAATACAGATGCACATTTTCAGGTTGTGATATGTTGAGTGGAAGATGTTTGTGAATCTGTAgagtgcacatacacacacgtgcAAACCACACACAATCAATAGTTGACCATTTGTTCACCAACATCTAAGCGTACAGTctgtatagtgtgtgtgtgtgtatttaattCATACACTAGTCACCCAGTTAAACCCCCTCCTGCAGCGCTGAACCTCTCCCACACAGCATATTCAAATCAACGCCCAGCCCTAATTATTGTGTAGAAAACAGACGAgcagcaaaaatacaaattactaGACATAAGTATGGTAATtaagcagtaaaaataaatgggGCTACAAAAAGGCAGCAAACACAACGGCCGTTTTCCCAGAGAATGGAAAAGCACAGCTGATGCTGGTATCTGTGAGAACTCACGAGTCACATGAAGCGATTTCACTGAAGACTGAGAAGACAGTCGCACCGCTGCTGCCTTGTTGGCTTCAACACTGCTTTGATTAGGACTTGAGCTAATTATTATGTTTACTAAGTGATTAAAAGCTACAACACTAATATATAAATGCGTAACTCTGGTCCTTGGTCCAACATGTTCTaccaacttaaaaatgtagttttagtttttctagACACAGAAATGACACCAGTAATCATTAAAACTACTATATTATCagctaaaaaatataaaacattacagatttgactgcaaaaaagaaacatcattCAAGACTGTTTTTAACTTTGAATACGATTTGATTTTAAACGATCTGTTaactgtttctctttatttttgtgtgtggtttCTTAGAAAAGCTTGTCAATCaacagtgtgtttctgtgttctcTCCACTTTCTCTTCACTTTCTATTAATGGAAACAATTTCAGAGCGGTGTTTACCACAAGAGGACTGTGTTTGGTGTAAACGGCAGAGAACATTGTCTTCTTGAAGCAGGAAACAACATTTGGTTGTATTTTGACCAAAAGTAAGGGTGTAGATCAGAATTaccttttttgaaaataactaaaaatcaaaaacaatggtcttcatgtattgtatgttgggTGTCTGCGGTTATGACAGACCTCAATCCGCTGAAGCTCCTGCAGGGATTTTAGTCTCAGACATACAGCCTGACTCAGGTAGGCATCCACGTCCTCTTGAGACAAAGTTTGTACctgaaaacatacacaaaaacaagcacacagacagagagagagaaaaatatatGGTGAGCCAATTCAGTCACATCCCAGTGTGTCTTCAGTGTCGGTCAGTTTGTTTGGTCTGCTCACTGTGCAACAATTcaacagagaaagaaacaatGCTGTCGACAGAAACAAGGCTGCCCAGTTGTgtgtacaaaacaaacaaaccctcAAGTTATTTAAATAGAAGAATGTGAATACAGCGGCGATCAGACAACAGCTACTATTGTCTGTCAGACTGACTGCTCATCTTTAATTATCCACTCAGCTAACGGTTCATCTGTTACATGACTGGTGACCGTCTGTGTGATGGACTACAGCGGTGTCTCTGTCTGGTAAACTACCAGCTGATCtgcgtctttgagcttttagCTGTTAGTTTGAGCTGCTAAAATACtttgaaactgtgaaaaaatcTCTGACTGAACGTTTGGAGATTAATCTGCATTGTGATTTATATAGTTAAAACTATATGCAATAAAAGACCCTCTCATTCTGCGCATCTAATTTAATAatcttttatttcttaattttgAGACTTGGAGAAGTTGAAGGAGTAAATTGCTAAGTCATGGAGCATTCTATCAGGATGACAATGTTTCGCAAGCATTTCACAAATCCAACATTCACAGCTTATGAATTTTATGCAATGTGAGATGCAAAGATCACTGAATTTAATCATTATTTTGAGTaatgaaagagaagaaaatcaaACTGCAGTATAATTTCTGTTTTGCTCCTACATGACGCACGCATCTTGATCCAGGTGATGTGAACCTGTGATTCCCGTTATGTTCGAGCTCAATCAGCTGACGTCAAtgcaaaaaggacaaaatcTCTGTTTCTTTGACATACTTTGAAAACTGGTCACAAAGCATTACAACAGGATCACCAACAGCTCAGATTCATATTGTTCAAAACATACgaccaaaacaacataaaagtaCTGACGTGAATTAAGACTCATCTCTTGGCCTTTGGGTGGTTATCAGACCTGCTGTTGACATTGAAGTTACAAAGACCAGTGTCTGTGGCTAAACTGGAAACTCAGTGGGTGTTAATGGCTGCCATGAagccacaacaaaacaacagagaacaGAGCGTCAACAAGCCGTGTTTAACTTCACATCACATGTTGACAAAGGAGCAGAATAATTGTTGTGTATGTCTTACAGATGCAAATCCTGAATCAAAAGCTGACGCGCATGTTTAATTGTCACCAAATATATGTggtctttcattttctgtttacatAAATCACCAGGTGTAGATTTACTACCTACTCATTTAACAGATTTACTTATTCAGTGGAGGCCAAGCCAGACATGAAGCCTGACCAATGAAAACCATCGGAGACATATGAATCACATTGGAGACGTCACCGTTTTCAAAGTGTCTACAACAaatgatgtttttgtatttttttgcaactGGAACACCCAACATGACTAAAGAAAGGAATATAGATGGCGATACACAAACATAAGACATTTATAACAACAATTACCTATGTTTTGGcctaaaagaaaactaaattacaCTTTGTTATTTATATGAACCATAAGACATAAGAACAAATAAGTTCAATGATGAAACAAGTCATGGGTTTTTCAGTTCTCTCTTAGAAGATTGAAAGTTTCTCTTTAATTGACCtttgttattaaataaaatcttctggctgtatttttactgccTGAAAACTATTCAATAAGCAAGTCGACAATACCTGTAGTGCAATGTACGTGACCAGACAGAGTGCAGCCAGGAGAGAGTCTTCAGTGGCTCCATACAACTCTGAGATGTCGAGGCAGTCAAAAATTGAAAGGAAAGTTTTCAGACGAAGAGCAGAAACCTCAGGACCAGTGCTAAACCATAGTAAGTCCAGAGTGGGTTGAACAcctacacattcacacaggggaaaaaaataccgTAAGACTTTGGATGTATAAACACGTCTTCTCTGTATTAAGCATAACAAGAGGCAGCTTTTCAAAATCATTCTGACGGTCACACACACCAAAAGGTTTACTCTACAACTACTTAATCATGAGGAAAACATCATAACTAGGAAACATAAAAGACGAATTTAGAACCACATGACTCTTTTATTGTTGCTTATTCAGAGCATACTAAAGTGTTATCAGTGTGagataaaatatgcaaaactaaaacataaaaacccATTTTAATCAAACTGATATCACATTTTGTCCAAGCAGAAGGTGATATGTGAATAAAGAAACTAGCACAGTACAGTAGTAGTACAGTACATGGGAGGCGGACTGGGACAGGTTGGACCATGTCAGGCTCCTTCAAAGGGTTTCCAGGGTAGACAAACCATTCCTTGATTGCTGGAATATCCACAATGttgcctgaaaacacacaagaaagaCATCATGCTTCGAACAACTTTACACAATCATCTGCAAAAGACATCAAAGCCTTCTCATCAGATATTTTCAACTATACACACAAAGGCAATGGTAGAAACTCCACTTCAGACCATGCATTCCTCCTGAGGATGGTAAAATCATCGGTGCGTTTCTGCAGGTTTGCTTGTATTTAACTGCACATGTATATCAACATGTGTGCTTATGTCCTCATATGTGTGTAACTTTGATGTGTTTACGGTCTTACCATCCTgcctgagcagcagcagaccatAGATGCGTTGTCTGCAGGGCTTGTAGACGAGGGCCTGAGGTAGCAATTCAGCGTCCTCTTCGTCCTCCAGAGTATTGCTACATTCAGTGACTCCCTCACACACAACACTGTAAACCATGAAACCCTCTGCTGCTACATGCTTCTCTCTACATGCCTGTGGAAAACcacacagcaaaaaatatttagcCATTCTGGTATTTGGTTGCCTGAAAACAGCAGGGAGTTCTGCAGGACAAATATACATGTGAGACACATAGCATACCTTTAATATTTCTGGGCTCACATGTTTTTCAAAGGCAGAGGGAAGTACAGAAATGTCACCTAGCCCAAGAGCACTCTGTCCAGGTAAAAGGTAGGAGCAAACTCCCCTCATGAGGAGCTCTCTGTCAGGAACCGACAGATTTAGAGACTGTGGGAAAAGTCCAGTTtgttcctcctctctgctccacaTAGAGCTGACAAGCTGGGATACTGCGAGCACCACCTGCCCCTGAGGAGCTCCAGGGTGTGGTGTGGGATTGCTTTTCCtgagaacaataaaataaagaagtTTAACTACGCTGGCTCACCAAACAAGATGAGTGTATTTATCTGCAGACAAAAGTCAAGAATGTAGGCTGGGAAAATAATTTCAtggaacttttaaaaaatattatgaaaGGGTGCactctataaataaatgaagccaAATATTATGAAAGGGTGCactctataaataaatgaagccaATGACCAAGAAAGTATGTATTTAGATGAGGACAAGACTGGAAATTCCAATTTAATGTTCATACATTACAGCAAATATCAATGTAGAGAAAAAATATAAGTAAAGACACCTGTAAGTTTCCATGGCAGTGTTCCTGATGTGCCGCATTCGCTCCTCTGACACGACATCATTGCCGAGGAGACAGGCTAGCAGTGGTAGCTGGGTAACCAACAGTCCAAGGGTTTTACAGAGCCGCTGCCGGTCGTACATGACAGTCGTGAGGCCTTTCATCCACAGCTTGGTCACAGACAAATAGGGGGCACT
This genomic interval carries:
- the fam120b gene encoding constitutive coactivator of peroxisome proliferator-activated receptor gamma isoform X2; this encodes MLPKASKVQQPQLTPPVKRRHRVNGEISKMFRYIKQHGVQPGRELFCLPSGLATFTRFALSSLGQEVYCSVREADYEITNYARQHGSMGILGQDSDFIIYDSAPYLSVTKLWMKGLTTVMYDRQRLCKTLGLLVTQLPLLACLLGNDVVSEERMRHIRNTAMETYRKSNPTPHPGAPQGQVVLAVSQLVSSMWSREEEQTGLFPQSLNLSVPDRELLMRGVCSYLLPGQSALGLGDISVLPSAFEKHVSPEILKACREKHVAAEGFMVYSVVCEGVTECSNTLEDEEDAELLPQALVYKPCRQRIYGLLLLRQDGNIVDIPAIKEWFVYPGNPLKEPDMVQPVPVRLPCVQPTLDLLWFSTGPEVSALRLKTFLSIFDCLDISELYGATEDSLLAALCLVTYIALQVQTLSQEDVDAYLSQAVCLRLKSLQELQRIELPFLSSRAVQLGSLYIRGLSHLLGANCASGCPLPSAALMPWHSFDGRLFHSKYLLAHSGAENTELLDSDPSCLSAFLQLREKLIETCRKRGRVLQSRPNTPKQSLTTTTGAIYRDRHAGCPPGGDEGWRERGGTTGGHRHERGWRERGEERRDRSQYENRERLWETGGHRGGGGQYFHSFQPNYHDGGAQIMNRPPKQSRGRSYNNRGRYQLAPRWQQPPAPGP
- the fam120b gene encoding constitutive coactivator of peroxisome proliferator-activated receptor gamma isoform X1, producing MGVKGLQSFMERCCPEACVTVNLREMARQHAAKSQQSSTTTANTTTPTLVVDGMACLRHWYSCKDWVCGGQWKGYMDVLKRWVEAFNAAGIRLVFFFDGVVEEQKRQEWVKRRHRVNGEISKMFRYIKQHGVQPGRELFCLPSGLATFTRFALSSLGQEVYCSVREADYEITNYARQHGSMGILGQDSDFIIYDSAPYLSVTKLWMKGLTTVMYDRQRLCKTLGLLVTQLPLLACLLGNDVVSEERMRHIRNTAMETYRKSNPTPHPGAPQGQVVLAVSQLVSSMWSREEEQTGLFPQSLNLSVPDRELLMRGVCSYLLPGQSALGLGDISVLPSAFEKHVSPEILKACREKHVAAEGFMVYSVVCEGVTECSNTLEDEEDAELLPQALVYKPCRQRIYGLLLLRQDGNIVDIPAIKEWFVYPGNPLKEPDMVQPVPVRLPCVQPTLDLLWFSTGPEVSALRLKTFLSIFDCLDISELYGATEDSLLAALCLVTYIALQVQTLSQEDVDAYLSQAVCLRLKSLQELQRIELPFLSSRAVQLGSLYIRGLSHLLGANCASGCPLPSAALMPWHSFDGRLFHSKYLLAHSGAENTELLDSDPSCLSAFLQLREKLIETCRKRGRVLQSRPNTPKQSLTTTTGAIYRDRHAGCPPGGDEGWRERGGTTGGHRHERGWRERGEERRDRSQYENRERLWETGGHRGGGGQYFHSFQPNYHDGGAQIMNRPPKQSRGRSYNNRGRYQLAPRWQQPPAPGP